The Dioscorea cayenensis subsp. rotundata cultivar TDr96_F1 chromosome 19, TDr96_F1_v2_PseudoChromosome.rev07_lg8_w22 25.fasta, whole genome shotgun sequence genome includes a window with the following:
- the LOC120283781 gene encoding berberine bridge enzyme-like 23, with protein sequence MGETMANLNLLLLFILSISSSMILLASSSTTIRSSKFLQCFINKTNSTNNIYTPNTNSYTNVLLSSVQNTRFITSNTTTKPSFIITAATFSDVQASITCSRLAGLHVRVRSGGHDYEAMSYVSSGDPFITIDLANLRSITVDKAQGTAWVQAGATVGELYYTIAKNNRTVAFPAGICPTIGVGGHFTGGGIGSLTRTYGTSADNIVDALIVNSKGKLMNRKAMGEDLFWAIRGGGGASFGVVLSFKINLVSVPSTVTVFNVNRKLGENATELVERWQTIAPRFDEKLFIRVVAQAVNGGKTIQALFNSFYLGGIEELLTVMKKSFPELGLKREDCTEVSWLESVLFFNSDLGKSVDVLLDREPQVNSSFKAKSDFVKNSISKEGLEKIWEFLLEAKDEPLILILEPFGGKMDEILETDIAFPHRKGNLYNIQYYMRWSEKGSDVSEKHLEWMRKMYEFMTPYVSSQPRAAYYNYKDIDLGVGHGSYLEDEVWGVKYFKDNFKRLALVKGKVDHDNFFRNEQSIPPTVLFKQYSEIKIAMPKSSM encoded by the coding sequence atGGGAGAAACAATGGCAAACCtcaatcttcttctcctcttcatcCTCTCAATCTCATCTTCCATGATCTTGTTAGCTTCTTCAAGCACAACAATAAGAAGCTCTAAATTCCTCCAATGCTTCATAAACAAGACTAACTCCACCAATAACATCTACACACCGAACACAAACTCCTACACCAACGTCCTCCTTTCCTCCGTTCAAAACACTCGTTTCATCACCTCTAACACCACCACCAAACCATCCTTCATCATCACCGCTGCCACCTTCTCCGACGTGCAAGCCTCCATAACATGCAGCCGTCTCGCCGGTCTTCATGTCCGTGTCCGTAGCGGCGGTCATGACTATGAAGCCATGTCTTACGTCTCCTCCGGTGATCCATTCATCACCATCGACCTTGCTAACCTCCGTTCCATCACCGTCGATAAAGCTCAAGGCACTGCATGGGTTCAAGCAGGTGCTACAGTAGGTGAGTTGTACTACACCATTGCTAAAAACAACAGGACAGTGGCCTTTCCTGCAGGTATCTGCCCAACCATCGGCGTTGGCGGGCACTTCACTGGTGGTGGGATTGGATCGCTCACTAGGACGTATGGAACATCAGCGGATAACATAGTTGATGCTCTTATAGTGAACTCTAAAGGCAAACTTATGAATAGAAAAGCCATGGGAGAGGATCTCTTTTGGGCTATAAGAGGTGGAGGAGGTGCAAGCTTTGGGGTTGTTCTCTCATTCAAGATAAATCTTGTCAGTGTTCCAAGCACAGTCACTGTTTTCAATGTGAATAGGAAGTTGGGTGAGAATGCAACTGAGCTTGTGGAAAGGTGGCAGACAATTGCACCAAGGTTTGATGAGAAGCTGTTCATAAGAGTGGTGGCTCAGGCTGTAAATGGAGGTAAAACCATTCAAGCTTTGTTCAACTCTTTTTATCTTGGGGGGATAGAGGAGTTACTCACAGTGATGAAGAAGAGTTTTCCAGAGTTAGGATTGAAGAGAGAGGATTGTACAGAGGTGAGTTGGTTAGAGTCTGTGCTTTTCTTTAATAGTGATTTAGGAAAGAGTGTGGATGTTTTGCTGGACAGAGAGCCACAGGTGAACAGTTCCTTCAAAGCTAAATCAGACTTTGTGAAGAATAGTATAAGTAAGGAAGGTTTGGAGAAGATATGGGAGTTTCTTTTGGAGGCTAAGGATGAGCCTTTGATTCTGATACTGGAGCCATTTGGAGGGAAGATGGATGAGATATTAGAGACAGATATTGCATTTCCTCATAGAAAAGGGAACTTGTATAACATTCAGTACTACATGAGATGGTCTGAAAAGGGTTCTGATGTTAGTGAGAAGCATCTTGAATGGATGAGAAAGATGTATGAGTTTATGACACCTTATGTTTCTAGTCAACCAAGAGCTGCTTATTATAATTACAAAGATATTGATCTTGGTGTAGGACATGGAAGCTATTTGGAAGATGAAGTTTGGGGTGTTAAGTATTTTAAGGATAACTTCAAGAGATTGGCGCTTGTTAAGGGGAAGGTTGATCATGATAATTTCTTTCGGAATGAACAAAGCATCCCTCCAACAGTGCTTTTCAAACAGTACTCGGAAATTAAAATTGCAATGCCAAAATCAtcaatgtaa